In the Oryzias latipes chromosome 23, ASM223467v1 genome, one interval contains:
- the LOC101162492 gene encoding synaptotagmin-10 isoform X1, whose amino-acid sequence MNRRPPGSSGVQWLNRRDMKLRTEDFTAEQCLDAIEIVWELCRADHVNRDKCRDVFPLGSSIPGRGHADISISLLAVVVGFCGLALLAVSLFVFWKLCWPIWRSKALPTHCENGLHVGFDVPPPRSPPITEYKAAELEKKKPLEVKVNGRSSVKILEAAMKISQTSPDIPAEVQTALRERISPQPPRIQRQTTEPTSSSRHNSFRRHLPRQKNVTSVDFNMDVVPLRQSSTVSIGRIKPELYKQKSVDSEDESRGPVETCGKLSFSLRYDYEEQALVVKILKALDLPAKDFTGTSDPYVKIYLLPERKKKFQTRVHRKNLNPTFDETFCFPVAYDELCNRKLHFSVYDFDRFTSHDMIGEVVVDNLFELSDLSREAVVWKDIHAATMESVDLGEIMYSLCYLPTAGRMTLTVIKCRNLKAMDITGSSDPYVKVYLVCDGRRLKKRKTTTKKSTLNPVFNEAIIFDIPPENVEQVSLSIMVMDYDRVGHNEVIGVCRAGPDAVGLGRDHWNEMLAYPRKPITHWHALGEWPGRAASFESQGSCSSPKPPKTP is encoded by the exons ATGAACCGCCGCCCTCCCGGCTCCTCTGGCGTGCAATGGCTTAACAGGAGAGACATGAAGCTCCGCACAGAGGACTTCACCGCGGAGCAGTGCCTGGACGCTATCGAAATCGTTTGGGAACTTTGCCGGGCGGACCATGTAAACCGGGACAAATGCAGGGATGTGTTTCCTCTGGGGAGCAGCATTCCAGGCAGAGGACACGCAG ACATCTCAATCAGTCTCCTTGCGGTGGTGGTGGGTTTCTGTGGCCTCGCCCTGTTGGCAGTGTCTCTCTTTGTCTTTTGGAAGCTATGTTGGCCCATTTGGAGGAGCAAAGCGCTGCCGACCCACTGTGAGAATGGTCTGCACGTGGGCTTCGACGTGCCTCCGCCCAGATCCCCTCCCATTACTGAGTATAAAGCAGCGGAGctggaaaagaagaagcccctggAGGTGAAAGTGAACGGGCGGAGCTCCGTGAAGATTCTGGAGGCAGCCATGAAGATCAGCCAGACTTCTCCAGACATCCCCGCTGAGGTGCAAACAGCCCTGAGGGAGCGGATCAGCCCTCAGCCTCCAAGAATCCAAAGGCAGACCACGGAGCCAACTTCCTCCTCCAG gcaCAATTCATTCCGGCGCCACTTACCTCGTCAGAAGAATGTCACAAGCGTTGACTTCAACATGGACGTCGTGCCTCTGCGCCAGTCCTCCACGGTGAGCATTGGGAGGATTAAACCGGAGCTCTACAAGCAGAAGTCTGTGGATTCTGAGGACGAGTCCAGAGGGCCAGTCGAGACTTGTGGAAAGCTCAGCTTCTCCCTGCGTTACGACTATGAGGAGCAAGCTTTGGTGGTGAAAATCCTTAAAGCTTTAGATCTTCCCGCTAAAGACTTCACCGGCACCTCCGATCCGTACGTGAAGATCTACCTGCTGCCCGAGCGTAAGAAAAAGTTCCAAACACGAGTTCACCGCAAGAATCTGAACCCCACGTTCGACGAAACCTTCTGTTTCCCCGTGGCCTACGATGAGCTCTGCAATCGAAAGCTGCACTTCAGCGTCTACGACTTCGACCGATTCACCAGCCATGATATGATTGGCGAGGTGGTGGTTGACAACCTCTTTGAACTCTCTGATCTTTCAAGAGAAGCAGTGGTGTGGAAGGATATTCACGCAGCAACTATG GAGAGCGTCGACTTGGGGGAGATCATGTACTCGCTGTGCTACCTCCCCACAGCAGGGAGAATGACCCTGACTGTCATCAAATGCAGAAACCTCAAAGCCATGGACATCACAGGCTCTTCAG ATCCGTACGTCAAGGTTTACCTGGTGTGTGATGGGCGGAGGCTGAAGAAGCGGAAAACAACAACTAAGAAGAGCACTCTTAATCCTGTCTTCAATGAGGCCATCATCTTTGACATTCCCCCGGAGAACGTGGAACaagtcagtctgtccatcatgGTGATGGATTATGATCG AGTTGGACACAATGAGGTGATTGGCGTGTGTCGAGCCGGGCCAGATGCAGTGGGCCTTGGACGAGATCACTGGAACGAAATGTTGGCTTACCCGCGGAAACCCATCACACACTGGCACGCTCTGGGGGAG TGGCCTGGAAGAGCAGCAAGTTTTGAAAGTCAAGGTTCGTGTTCTTCTCCCAAACCTCCAAAGACTCCCTGA
- the LOC101162492 gene encoding synaptotagmin-10 isoform X2, whose translation MCFLWGAAFQAEDTQLCWPIWRSKALPTHCENGLHVGFDVPPPRSPPITEYKAAELEKKKPLEVKVNGRSSVKILEAAMKISQTSPDIPAEVQTALRERISPQPPRIQRQTTEPTSSSRHNSFRRHLPRQKNVTSVDFNMDVVPLRQSSTVSIGRIKPELYKQKSVDSEDESRGPVETCGKLSFSLRYDYEEQALVVKILKALDLPAKDFTGTSDPYVKIYLLPERKKKFQTRVHRKNLNPTFDETFCFPVAYDELCNRKLHFSVYDFDRFTSHDMIGEVVVDNLFELSDLSREAVVWKDIHAATMESVDLGEIMYSLCYLPTAGRMTLTVIKCRNLKAMDITGSSDPYVKVYLVCDGRRLKKRKTTTKKSTLNPVFNEAIIFDIPPENVEQVSLSIMVMDYDRVGHNEVIGVCRAGPDAVGLGRDHWNEMLAYPRKPITHWHALGEWPGRAASFESQGSCSSPKPPKTP comes from the exons ATGTGTTTCCTCTGGGGAGCAGCATTCCAGGCAGAGGACACGCAG CTATGTTGGCCCATTTGGAGGAGCAAAGCGCTGCCGACCCACTGTGAGAATGGTCTGCACGTGGGCTTCGACGTGCCTCCGCCCAGATCCCCTCCCATTACTGAGTATAAAGCAGCGGAGctggaaaagaagaagcccctggAGGTGAAAGTGAACGGGCGGAGCTCCGTGAAGATTCTGGAGGCAGCCATGAAGATCAGCCAGACTTCTCCAGACATCCCCGCTGAGGTGCAAACAGCCCTGAGGGAGCGGATCAGCCCTCAGCCTCCAAGAATCCAAAGGCAGACCACGGAGCCAACTTCCTCCTCCAG gcaCAATTCATTCCGGCGCCACTTACCTCGTCAGAAGAATGTCACAAGCGTTGACTTCAACATGGACGTCGTGCCTCTGCGCCAGTCCTCCACGGTGAGCATTGGGAGGATTAAACCGGAGCTCTACAAGCAGAAGTCTGTGGATTCTGAGGACGAGTCCAGAGGGCCAGTCGAGACTTGTGGAAAGCTCAGCTTCTCCCTGCGTTACGACTATGAGGAGCAAGCTTTGGTGGTGAAAATCCTTAAAGCTTTAGATCTTCCCGCTAAAGACTTCACCGGCACCTCCGATCCGTACGTGAAGATCTACCTGCTGCCCGAGCGTAAGAAAAAGTTCCAAACACGAGTTCACCGCAAGAATCTGAACCCCACGTTCGACGAAACCTTCTGTTTCCCCGTGGCCTACGATGAGCTCTGCAATCGAAAGCTGCACTTCAGCGTCTACGACTTCGACCGATTCACCAGCCATGATATGATTGGCGAGGTGGTGGTTGACAACCTCTTTGAACTCTCTGATCTTTCAAGAGAAGCAGTGGTGTGGAAGGATATTCACGCAGCAACTATG GAGAGCGTCGACTTGGGGGAGATCATGTACTCGCTGTGCTACCTCCCCACAGCAGGGAGAATGACCCTGACTGTCATCAAATGCAGAAACCTCAAAGCCATGGACATCACAGGCTCTTCAG ATCCGTACGTCAAGGTTTACCTGGTGTGTGATGGGCGGAGGCTGAAGAAGCGGAAAACAACAACTAAGAAGAGCACTCTTAATCCTGTCTTCAATGAGGCCATCATCTTTGACATTCCCCCGGAGAACGTGGAACaagtcagtctgtccatcatgGTGATGGATTATGATCG AGTTGGACACAATGAGGTGATTGGCGTGTGTCGAGCCGGGCCAGATGCAGTGGGCCTTGGACGAGATCACTGGAACGAAATGTTGGCTTACCCGCGGAAACCCATCACACACTGGCACGCTCTGGGGGAG TGGCCTGGAAGAGCAGCAAGTTTTGAAAGTCAAGGTTCGTGTTCTTCTCCCAAACCTCCAAAGACTCCCTGA